Below is a genomic region from Sphaeramia orbicularis chromosome 6, fSphaOr1.1, whole genome shotgun sequence.
tcttcactgcaccacggagatgagatgcccagcCGACGggtgcgcgcactgtgaacgcgtggcctctgcgaattttccgtggacatttgaggtttcatagtccatacatttatcatcctacatgtgtgacaccaagtacatgtacctgtatgagtcccatggtcataacagctgagctttatgcagacctgttcagtccagtacaccagacttccagacttttatctccatcctcctcctgttttgttccccttagttgttgtttcttttaataatccatttttcccttccacatgtgcatgtcagttctatccaaacacatccttaaacagtagactgtggtcagtgacaggagaagcagcgccagtgaagagTCAGATTCAGGGGGACACATATCGGGtgcggagacggcgataatggatcagttgctggacggccgtaatggatgattgacaggaggctcagccaggttcggccaattatttcattcggaccgactaaaatgattggtcagacttttatcagaaatatatgagaattaaacatttttgagtttcaatacctggtggatttcttttacattttagtttgacacacacttattaggagcattttaagatgacaaaagaaaagtgtaaaaatgccacatcatacagtatagctttaatatgTAAAGTTTtcgaacaccccaatttttccagtttgtattgaaattcaagcagttccagtccaatgaacagcttgaaatggtacagaggcaatggaggttgatcaagcctgaaagttggtggttcaattcctccaggtgtcccaacgtttgtgaattccttccaccccctgtgtctgcagaacaggagtgtggaacacactgtggtaccagacccatggagcaggactggaacaggactggactgaagaaggagtgtgttactgtaaaaatggaaaagaggaaaaggaatgaaccagagaagagagcagagcatcagaagaggaaaaatggaggtgtgtcctccagagaatgtccaagaaagtccagtgtcaggaagtccagtttccttcagcatccaaaggcactgaaactggactggaaatgcagacagaagagtcTGGAAGAAGAACAGaccaacagaagaagaagaagagtttNNNNNNNNNNNNNGATTCTGAAGGTAAAATGTAAAGAAATACACTTGAACAGACATAACATACAGAGGAAAGAGAACACAGTGTTCTAAACAAACTTCTTCTTCCAGAGAGACACAAGCTCCTGACAAAGAAAGTGTGTGAGACTCCTGTTCATAAGCAGGTGTCAAACCGCCTCCTGTACCGTCAGAGGATGGGCAGGTGGGTTCACCATCTTCAAATCAGCGCATTGTCTAAGTTTAGTGAGTAAAAAGAGGAGCAGTTATTaaatatgtgatgttttatttagGAGGTCTAACCCGGCTGAGGACTGCATCGTAGAGGAGTCACCTGTGAAACCTGCAGAAGGTACGAAGATAAAACACACCATCCTCAAATCATACCCACGTAAAAACACCTCTACAGATCGTTAACATCATAGCATACTTGCTGAAGTCGTCCACTATTAGAGGTGCAACGGTACACGTCGTACTAAACAGTACACCCCTCACGGTTCAGTACGACCATGTTCTGCGGTacagctcatttgtcattttcaaatgacaagtgacaagtcacgtttatattagagctttgcaagacaaCTGACTTacagaattctactgtcattggttggagccggATGCGGAGCACAGGccttctacttccaactacccttctcagtattaacattagtatcctccaaggttattattgttaaggaatgacgaaaactagaattgtaaaaacattttcgttaactgaaataaaaaaaactataattaaaagaaaaaaacgataactaactggaactgtattgtgtgcttacaaaactaactaaaacatataaaaactatggacaaaattcccttcgcTTTCATCTTCGTctgtttatttccctcaagcaattttagctgctggcaccatatatttaacggtctgtcacttcttgtcacttgtggtttacagtcgtctctcatccccactctacctggaaacatggagactaaaggtgggagaaagtagcagagtcccatacagagtcctgtatgggatttatgtgaatttgacggcgaagagaaaagatatgaaaaactaaactaaaactaagcatttagaaaataataaaaaactagcaaacctgctctaaaaacgaattaaaactaactgaattagaaaaaaaaggtcaaaactaaataaaactaaactataatgaaaatccaaaactattataactttggtaCCCACATGAGTCaaacctcctctgttgtcgcTGTGTATGTTATCATTGATTTTCTTCTCCTCAAAAAacgttactcttcttcatggtattcagccagtatggtaattaagagccgtgccctctggtggattgttTGAGAAACATTCATTCCAACGTACAAGATGTAGGGAAGtctgaaggcagtgacgcatgacaacattagaaacggACAAACATATTAACGTACGAGAAGTGAACATAAATGACCCTTAaactctccatcagctcccagttacttTCAGCGCAACGGCCGGCTCCAGCCGACCTTTGCATCCAAACCGTACCAaaccgtgactcaagaaccaCAATACGCACCGAACCGTGGATgacctgtaccgttgcatccctggCCAATGTATGGACCAAAGTCTATGacccattgaattcaggtgtttctttttctaaacaggggtctgggatacaaaaaccGTAATGACTTATGTCATAATGTAGTTTataattatgggataaatatcagtgcattggttagtttggtttaaattcttatcttttttccaaaatgcctcagagaggtTTGGACTTAATATCTCTCagcattgattttgttgtttttttttatccatgactctgattttaaagttcttcctctaaatttctaaatatttttctacactgactaaataataattttcttccaacatctaaccatctacttgtgggtggctgtggctcagttcgGTAGTGCGGGTCgtcctttgacctttgaccggtcgacggttcgaatcctggctccgactgtccacattgtcgaagtgtccttgggcaagacactgaaccctaaattgctcccagtagagcctggcagcgccttgcatggcagcagccgcctactggtgtatgagtgtgtgtgtgaatgggtaagtgtgaggaattgtaaagcgctttggacaccattAAGGTGTaaaaaatgcgctatataagtaaTATAATCACATCTCactaaagaagaaaaatctaccattaaactttaaggaaatattgatgtttctaaactatatggacataaatatgtggacacatcatgtcttcagctgtcagatgtcctgttcatgaggatcggacacacaaacatcaatattaataatcaataggatgtttatcccataatataaaactatattctgatattagtcattattgttttgtatcccagacccctgttagaaaagaaacagctggaTTCAACGgtacacatacttttgtctatatagagGATGACTTTTGCAATTATACTATACCAGAGGTGTTGTGAGGTTAACGACATGGTCTTATTATGTTTGGTCATAGACGTCAGACGGAGCCCAGGTTAAAGAAGTTTGCTCGGAGACACTCGTTCTACTCCAGTTCTCAGCCTAGTTCTCGTAACCTGGACAGAGCTCTGTCTGCGTCTCAGCTGGTTTTCTCAGACGTTAATGTGAAGACAGTTTCGGTCTCCGATGCGTCTTCTGTTTGGAGCTGCTCAGTCTCCTGCTCCATCTTCACGCTCTTCAGGACTCTGTGACAATCAGAAGCAGCAGGAAGCGGCTGTCCACCGACGGCAGCGTGTTGAGGTCAGTTTGTTCATCACTCAGGTACTTTTACATAAATTACATACATCAGATTCTTGCCCCCCAGGACCAGGACTTTAAGTCAAAATCTTCCCCCATCCAACATTTAATCACAACCGGAGGAGTTGTTCAGCTTTTAATACAAATGTCTGAATCCGGCCCTGAAATCTGTAGATTTTCATCTAATAATTGcacattttttaatgttattttaaagTAACATGAACACAAAATGAAACCCCATATATAAAATATACTAgcaaaaacatctaaaaacaaaACTCTGCAGAGAAAAAGAACAAGATGATGGTTTGCTTTCCAGTTTTGTGGTGGGTCTTGACGATGGCCTAATTAatctgaagttgttttttttttttttttatcaacactTCAGTTGATGTGAATTTGACCAAACTAAATCAATACAAAAATTTGAAGAACCTGCTGTTCTTGAAACTCTGAACTCTTTTTCTTCTAAGTTTTCAGCCTTAAACCTGCCTTTGATTCACTCCtcttacaaataaaactgaatcaaACCATTAAATAAAGTAAGTTAATTGACTTAAGAAAACGCTTCTAGACATTAACTAGTTAAATTGATGACTTTAGAATTATGAAAACATAGACCAGTTTGAAAATCAGATCAGCAGAAGCCTGAGAGCTTCTTTCCTCTTAAGTTCCTAGAGCTGCATTGAGTACTCGaggaatttcagtacaaaaaaccctcgaataattttttttgcctcgagtatttgtttaattattaatttcGTTAAGCAGCTAAACCGCTGTTCACCGCCGGGTCCCGGTGCTTGGTACCCGGGACAGACACGTTCCTCCCCTGTTTCGGCACACACTGAAACATCACACCCATACACCGGTGAATCAGAGGAATGGCCCTGGTGAGGAGCCAGCTGTTCATCCACGCAGGTGTCATGGCTGAGGTTGAATATCggggagtcaccctgtccacacctgtccaaagtCTGCTGGCTTGTCCGCACTGTGACGCCGCAGCCGGGACCGGGATAGCCGGCCATCAAACCGGATTGTGACGTTGATGGGTTAGAAATGGCTTCAGGGACATGGTGGAGTGAAACACAGACCGGCCTGTCTGTCCCACATGCTGCAGGTTGCCTTGTTGCAGGAGTGATACCTGATCTCCTAGAGATCCATCCCCTGCATGAACCTCCTCCGtgctgaaatctcactccatcatgtcaggtGGTGATagaaagtcagaaatgcccatttcttctaaactgcccctctccAGACCCACCTGCAGCTGCAATAGTGTTGttgattaaaaatgcataataatCCGATTACTCGAATAATTGCTGAAATTTTTGGTAGAatccttgatttaaaaaaaaaaaatcaatagctgcagccctCTAAGTTACATGACCTTTAAATAGTCTTGAAGTTTTAAATGTAACCTACATCAACTCAACTTTCTAAAGTTTCCACAGATTTATAATGCTTGTGACATTAATGTCAATGTAAACAAAAAGATCTGCATGTTGTTAATATTCACTCTTGTGTTTTCCAACATCTacaacaaatcatttcaaaaacTGTgacgttgatttttttttttttttttttttagagtccAGATAAACGCCAACAAAGTCCCCTGGAAAATCTGGACGAGTCGTTCATAGAAACACAAGCCCCAGGACTCCTCAGACCCCAGGACTGCTCCTCATTCCAGGCCTCGAGGTCTCGTCTGTTTCTGAGAGTCCAGGACTCGGCAGGACTCTGAGAAAAGGTGCATTCAGATCTCCAGACAAAAACATTTTGTGGTGGAGACCCCAACCAAAAAACAGTCCTTTGATGAGTCCACTGAAGGGGATCCTGAGGACTCCGGTGAAGGTTCTGATAGGGTCTGGCTTCAACAGTCCGGCTTCCAGAACCCCCAAAAGAGTGTCACATGGTCTCCATCTCCACAGAACACAAAGACTCTAAGACGGAGCCATGTTCAAGGTCCCAGAGTCGCCCTCGAGTTTCTCAGAGGTTGATGAAAACCCCAGACAAGTTCAGCACTAGGCCAGAGATTTCTACAACCCCAGAGAGGAgatctgaacctggacctggactttcCTGTCATGTGAGCCTCGTACGGGTTTTTGAAGATCCAGACTATAGTGCTCCTGACATCTAATTCCTCTGTAAGACTTAACAGCAGGATTAGAAGTGACTCTGTTAGTCTTCAGTCCACACAAAACCAAGACCGCATCTTCTCAACTCAACCAGAGCCAAGAGTCCTGATCCTCAATGTCAACGCAGAACCAATACTCTCAGTCCTCAACGTCAACGCAGAACCAGTACTCCCAGTCCCTCAACGTCAACGCAGAACCAATACTCCCAGTCCTCAACGTCAACGCAGAACCAGTACTCCCAGCCTCAGCGTCAGCGCAGAAACCAGTACTCCCAGTCCTCAGCGTCAGCGCAGAACCAGTACTCCCAGTCCTCAACGTCAACACAGATCCAATACTCCCAGTCCTCAATGTCAACGCAGAACCCGTGCTCCAAGTTCTCAACCTCAACGCAGAACCAGTACTCCCAGTCCCACACACTGCATGTCCACTCACCCTAGACAAACACCAGGTAGAAGTTGGATGCCTCTTCTCCATCTAAACCAGGAGAGGCTGTGGTCACAGGAGATTCGCCGACATCTCCAGAAAAGATGGAACTCAGACATCGACCCAGAACCAGCAGGCACAGCCCAAGGTCTCAGTCCAGTGACAAACTGAAACCTCAGTCTGATTCTGCTGTAGTGGAGAAGAATCTGAAGTCTGATCCAGATCCAGAAGATCTAGAGACTGAACGGTTCCCGGGCTTCGGATGCGGACTCCAGCTCCCAGACAGACTCTCAGAACCAGAACTTTACGTCCACAGATGACGACAGCCTGGATATTGTGGACGCTATGGTCGTAAAGACTCAATTCACAAAGGGCTCAAGATGAACATCAGCTTCTCTCGGAAGCAGTCAAAGTCCGATGAGGACTTCCTTTCAGACCTGGTCTCTCCTAAACCACGAGGGACACCTGGGCGGAGCTATGGGTTCAGACAGACTCCTGACCGGCAGCAGAGGGTGGCTGCAGCACGACTGGGGTACCACACTGACTTCAtttgtttgtcattattgtgtttattgttttaAATCAGTACATCactctagggatgcaccgataccacttttttccagaccgagtacaagtacttacttttgagtacttgccaataccgagtaccaatacgagtacttaataatcccattccagttgttcattccttttgtaaatgtgttttattgtcgttgtcattagtctgactggaacaaagtgctgctactgacatttaatgtgttggaatgagcgtttgtcaattaatacaccagggggcgccactctgaattaaccatactggacaaataccacgaagaagaacaaagtttttttgagaagaagaaagtcagtagtaacaaacatggagacgacagaggtaacactaatgtggtacTAACGttgcagtgttttctctggtaaggtttaaaagcgaagcttcagcaggtagagaaaagacaaatgagtgataagtttagttttcacttccactggcgatGGTCTGCACCGTtccatacccccatagtattataagtaggatggaaaccggcccagccctgggtagttgtcctacatgtgtcagtagtttttctctaactcacacagtggctctttgaacagatcctctacctccacggttccgctggtattctccgtctgggtacgcagaggacagacagaacgctgcatctgtatctgtctgtgtctgtaatgttacttgcagtcagcgttactttgatcaccgtcatttatttggttagatctccacactcttcacactccacacacattattccacaaccacgtacctgctgcactgaactgtgaatgtcacatgcaCATAAAtgggatcggtgcatttgtatcggattactttacgagtatgaatatgagtacacacactgagtattggagccgatgcccgatactggtatcggatcagtgcatccctacatcGCTCATGAATCCCTCAGTGGGAACCAGAGCAGCTGACTCCACCTCCAGAGTGTTTAATTCAGAATATTTCCTTATTAGACAGTGTGAGGCAGCTGCATTAGAGTCAGTGTTTAGGTTTTCAAATGTCAGTCTAAAAACCTGCTCAACACTGGATTTGTCTCTCTCAGTCTTCGGTTGTTTGAACGTGTCTAGTTTTTAGTTTGATGTCTATTTTTCATATGTATCATCCTCATTTATCACATTCACTGACTTAACACACAGAAACATTGACCAGAAATCTTTGAATAAGAAGTAGATTATTTGCACAACATCAGTTAATCTTTGCTAAAAATCATCATGAAAATGTCTTAAGTGTAAAATGTACATATTTGACTGCAGGAGAAAATACattaatgccacgtttccattatgtggtatcggctcgactcggccttttttagtttccattacgaaaagacctggaatctggtacccagtactagttttttggtatcacctccgccgaggttccaagactggggaccagatactaaaacgtgatgtgtaagcactgcagaccactgattggtcagagagttgtctctgtgacgcgccgttttacaaaaaacagatgcggaagttgacagtaaatatagcggtaggttaatccacatgatgacagcccacaaaactacacagttcagccaggagattcagtctgtggtggccagtgtaaaaattcagcatgagtttgatgagacaacacgcaacaagcgaatttatcagcaactctctgagcagatgacacggaagtaacatgccacatcgctatgatgtccaggtactgtaaagtcggtagtgtcttgtaatggaaacggtctccaggaataggacctggtacccgagtcgagttgagccgagccgagtccaggcggttccacatagtggaaacgcggcattagtttcCATTCTTTAATTTGTAGATTTGATTGGTCTGGACTCTTGTCAGATGATTTGATGGAACTGAAGTGGCTAATTTTGTAAAACGTCTCTTCTTGTTTCAGAGAGAACCCACCGTGGTTTTCCACCCCTCAAGGTCCAGCTCGACGAAGGAAGTCCCCAGCGCCCCCAACTCCTTTGACATACCAGGTGGAGATGGAGATGCAGACTTCAGGACTTCCCAAACTCAAATTCAAACGCACAAACTCGGTGAATTGTGGAGACTCGGGAGCTCAGAGCCCTGTAGTTGGACTGAAACCCTCTAAACCTGTGGATCCTGGATGTGGTTCTCCATCCGTTTGTGCTCATGTGACTCCAGCTAAGGGTGGCAGTGTCCAAACATACATCTGTCAGTCATACACACCGACGCGCCTTCCCGCCGGAACGCCGTCTCCAGTGGCCGTGGCAGAGACCATCCCGTTGACCCCGTCTCCCCAGAGCAGCGGTAAAGTGACACCCGAGAACCTGAACAGCTGGCCTCGAAAGAAGAGGGCCCGGGTGGCAGGGggcagacacagagacagagtcCTGAAGGAGGAGGGGCTACTGGAGGAGCTGCAGGAGGAGGCGGAGCTCGGAGTCAGCAGGTTACAAGATGTTGACGACGCAGAAGATGCTCCTCTGGAAAATCTGTTCTGGGGAGAGAAACGAGCAGAGCAGGCTGACCCAGATCTACTGAACTTAGAGGACCATGTGATCTGGAGCACGGGGAGTGCAAACACCAAGTCAGGTGAGCGACGGATAACAACAGCATCACAACAATACACCATTAGGGTCAGGTCAAGGGAACACGCACGCCTATGAGAAAAATCAAAGTTTCTCTTGTCCTATTCCGGATGCACTCATTTGTTCGCTTATTACTGTGATATAGCATAAACGCTTGTATTAAAAATACTAGcggtattgtacccgtggtgccattgtgtgtgaaaagtgcctatacattattgtaaaaggacacagcaagagcagcagcaattttgtaaaagaccattgtgatgttatttgttcacattatttgtgaGTGGATAgttaaggaatattttcaagacacaattatgcttttaggcagtttgcttatttcagtgCCATGAATTTATAGTATATGCAGTGAAATAGTGCCTATTTGCATTGTTCAACAAAAGTGAACAGctgcataaccacttccgaaaatggagtatggtggcaaggatgaagaattcaaagtagagagaggccaAAATCGGCCAGAaaacctcacaacatttgaatacggacataaaattgtgcctagtagatagtcaggtaatgtttctattcatttggcgagtttggcagcaatcgggcctgtgaaggctgaggaaatctgtacaaacgccctcctgtgctgcaacatcaatttgacacagaacgtgtattatattGTCGGATTTGATGTGTTTTCTAGACACATTGGCCTTATATCATAGAAGGATCAAGAATTGAAACCATGCCACTATGCCCAGTGAAACCgtgttactttaaatctgtttCAATTAGTACAAAAcggggttcccacggggtcttaaaaagtcttgaatttccaaatctacatttaaataccttaaaaagtttttaaaaggtgttaaatttgacatGTTTGGTCTCAAATTCTGTTgctgtaaaccaggggtctcaaactccggtcctcgagggccactatcctgcatgttttagatgtatccctcttccaacacacctgattcaaatgataagcctaccatcaagctctgcagaagcctgataacgaccatcaggtgtgctggaagagggaaacatctaaaacatgcaggataccggccctcgaggatctgagtttgagacccctgctgtaaacttAACTGTgttatgtttaaatgtgtctgttaaatgtccaaactgcaa
It encodes:
- the LOC115420812 gene encoding treslin-like isoform X1; translation: MNISFSRKQSKSDEDFLSDLVSPKPRGTPGRSYGFRQTPDRQQRVAAARLGENPPWFSTPQGPARRRKSPAPPTPLTYQVEMEMQTSGLPKLKFKRTNSVNCGDSGAQSPVVGLKPSKPVDPGCGSPSVCAHVTPAKGGSVQTYICQSYTPTRLPAGTPSPVAVAETIPLTPSPQSSGKVTPENLNSWPRKKRARVAGGRHRDRVLKEEGLLEELQEEAELGVSRLQDVDDAEDAPLENLFWGEKRAEQADPDLLNLEDHVIWSTGSANTKSAATPPSSKKRKPVTASGILALTQSPLLFKGKSGSASKRPTAAKDEAASEADGDLSPFSKPVRRSSGVKNYSRKRLLP
- the LOC115420812 gene encoding treslin-like isoform X2; translation: MNISFSRKQSKSDEDFLSDLVSPKPRGTPGRSYGFRQTPDRQQRVAAARLGENPPWFSTPQGPARRRKSPAPPTPLTYQVEMEMQTSGLPKLKFKRTNSVNCGDSGAQSPVVGLKPSKPVDPGCGSPSVCAHVTPAKGGSVQTYICQSYTPTRLPAGTPSPVAVAETIPLTPSPQSSGKVTPENLNSWPRKKRARVAGGRHRDRVLKEEGLLEELQEEAELGVSRLQDVDDAEDAPLENLFWGEKRAEQADPDLLNLEDHVIWSTGSANTKSATPPSSKKRKPVTASGILALTQSPLLFKGKSGSASKRPTAAKDEAASEADGDLSPFSKPVRRSSGVKNYSRKRLLP